From a region of the Alnus glutinosa chromosome 1, dhAlnGlut1.1, whole genome shotgun sequence genome:
- the LOC133854611 gene encoding rab escort protein 1 has protein sequence MSEDASSYPPIEPTTFDLIVVGTGLPGSVIAAAASANGKTVLHVDSNPFYGSHFASLPLHDLSTFLNPHFTPPSSTASDGDDHTPVALIQRPLYSDVGISCHAPEVLTAEHSRKFNIDLCGPRVLFCADKSIDLMLRSGASQYMEFKSIEASFVYDESGRRLVSVPDSRSAIFKDKSLGLTEKNQLMRFFKLVQQHLAGDDSGAETSRISEEDLESPFVDFLKKMRLPPKIKSIILYAIAMADYDQENTEICEDVLTTKDGIDRLALYNSSVGRFPDALGAMVYPIYGQGELPQAFCRRAAVKGCIHVLRMPVIALLMDKCTEHYKGVRLSSGQDLFCHQLVLDPSFTVQLPLASSPRDPLRESLQVLGLRDVKRKVARGICITRSSLRPDTSNFLVVYPPRSLYPEQVTSIRALQIGSGLAVCPSGMFVLYFSTLCHDADQGKELLHAAMDALLMLPESGHPESNTTVQSDIAAEIKPTLLWKALYIQDLTMDQFESISYTPMPDGNLNYNDLLDVTLKLFQKIYPHEEVFPVTASPENPEYDYESSLES, from the exons ATGAGCGAAGATGCATCCTCGTACCCTCCAATCGAGCCGACCACCTTCGACCTGATCGTCGTCGGCACGGGCCTTCCGGGATCCGTGATCGCCGCTGCGGCCTCCGCCAACGGCAAAACCGTCCTCCACGTGGATTCCAACCCCTTCTACGGGTCCCACTTCGCCTCCCTCCCACTCCACGACCTATCCACCTTCCTCAATCCCCATTTTACCCCTCCGTCGTCCACCGCATCCGACGGAGACGATCACACCCCTGTTGCCCTCATCCAACGGCCCCTCTACTCCGACGTCGGCATCTCCTGTCATGCCCCTGAGGTCCTCACCGCAGAGCATTCCAGAAAGTTCAACATCGATCTGTGCGGACCTAGAGTTTTGTTCTGCGCCGATAAGTCCATCGATCTCATGCTCCGGTCCGGGGCGAGCCAGTACATGGAGTTCAAGAGCATCGAGGCGAGCTTCGTGTACGACGAGAGCGGGAGGAGATTGGTGAGCGTGCCGGACTCTCGCTCGGCGATATTTAAGGACAAGAGCTTGGGGCTCACGGAGAAGAACCAGCTGATGAGGTTCTTCAAGCTGGTTCAGCAGCACTTGGCTGGTGATGATAGTGGTGCGGAGACTTCGAGGATTTCGGAGGAGGATTTGGAGAGTCCGTTCGTGGACTTCTTGAAGAAAATGCGGTTGCCACCCAAGATTAAATC GATCATTCTATATGCTATAGCCATGGCCGATTATGATCAGGAGAACACGGAGATTTGTGAAGACGTACTCACAACAAAAGATGGTATAGATCGTTTGGCTCTCTACAACTCATCGGTTGGCAG GTTTCCAGATGCACTTGGGGCTATGGTTTATCCGATTTATGGTCAAGGGGAACTACCACAAGCTTTTTGCCGCCGTGCTGCTGTCAAAGGTTGCATTCAT GTTCTGAGAATGCCTGTGATTGCCCTGCTTATGGACAAG TGTACTGAGCATTATAAAGGAGTTAGATTATCATCAGGTCAAGACTTATTCTGCCATCAGCTAGTCCTGGATCCATCCTTCACGGTTCAGTTGCCATTAGCTTCATCTCCACGAGATCCTCTGAGAGAAAGTCTTCAAGTTTTAGGTCTGAGAGATGTTAAAAGGAAAGTGGCAAGGGGAATATGCATTACAAGGAGCTCCTTGAGGCCAGATACATCGAATTTCCTGGTGGTATATCCTCCTAGAT CTTTGTACCCTGAACAGGTTACATCAATTCGAGCTCTCCAAATAGGAAGCGGTTTAGCTGTTTGTCCTTCAGGCAT GTTTGTATTATACTTTTCCACTTTGTGTCATGATGCTGATCAAGGGAAAGAGTTGTTACATGCAGCCATGGATGCTCTTCTCATGCTACCCGAGTCTGGACATCCTGAAAGTAATACCACAGTTCAAAGTGACATTGCAGCAGAAATAAAGCCCACCTTACTTTGGAAAGCATTGTATATTCAGGATCTTACCATG GATCAATTTGAATCTATCAGCTACACTCCCATGCCAGATGGAAATCTTAATTATAATGATCTGTTAGATGTGACTTTGAAG CTATTTCAGAAGATTTATCCCCATGAAGAAGTCTTTCCAGTTACAGCCTCTCCTGAGAATCCAGAGTACGATTATGAATCTAGCCTAGAGAGCTAA
- the LOC133854655 gene encoding uncharacterized protein LOC133854655, translated as MEFANRVVSAAMKATNNNAVINVCLVGSFVALAVRSVKQQRDIEALEAQKDSLTHSNKAMKKAMWGWKQQLFAEASSTDSALVPLSRLKAIYGEAPEHQIGDALKEDAKSSASKFVV; from the exons ATGGAGTTCGCGAACAGAGTGGTGAGCGCGGCGATGAAAGCGACGAACAACAACGCGGTGATCAACGTGTGTCTGGTGGGGTCGTTCGTGGCGCTGGCCGTGAGATCGGTGAAGCAGCAGAGGGACATCGAGGCCCTGGAGGCCCAGAAGGACTCGCTTACCCATTCCAACAAGGCAATGAAGAAGGCCATGTGGGGGTGGAAGCAACAGCTCTTTGCTGAAGCCTCCTCCACTGACTCCGCGCTCGTCCCACTCTCCAGGCTAAAAGCCATCTACGGGGAAGCCCCAGAGCACCAAATTG GGGATGCATTGAAGGAAGATGCAAAATCATCTGCCTCCAAATTTGTAGTCTGA